The following coding sequences are from one Musa acuminata AAA Group cultivar baxijiao chromosome BXJ1-6, Cavendish_Baxijiao_AAA, whole genome shotgun sequence window:
- the LOC103987491 gene encoding methyltransferase FGSG_00040: protein MKVSIEEHLQQLRSRATELLLREDWNEYINLYSRFISLCRSHLLAAGSGAASDSLHKTLCLALSNRAEARFRSRDLPGALEDCDDALDLDPAHLKSLLCKAKVLLDLDRYSSASECLKLALASQPSGGAADVVRGLSYRCRKLEAQSRTGSFDLSDWILNGFSEKCPDLAEYIGPVEIRRSTNGGRGLFATKNVEAGTPLVVTRAVVVGRGILPESGDRHGESARMVMWKDFVDKILDVAEKCSRTLCLIYQLSAGTGQGELDVPDIDLFKPEAAEELFVLKSKKPDVGRILKVLDVNCLREEGFSAGIHGKHSNYIGVGLWILPSFVNHSCSPNARRLHVGDRVVVHASRDVKAGEEITFAYFDVLLPLDDRRAMAKGWGFECSCERCRLEESVGFRQEMRELEMVMKSGTDLDGVAVRLEEGMSRWTVKGKAKGFLRASFWPAYSGVYESERLTRRCGRRIPAVSMAVQSVSEAVGGDERILRALLRRLKRGGGDAMEMDKAMRLGRGTYGKIMKKAAMKALCEVALVHYAN, encoded by the coding sequence ATGAAGGTGAGCATCGAAGAGCACCTGCAGCAGCTGCGATCTAGGGCCACGGAGCTCCTCCTCCGGGAGGACTGGAATGAATACATCAACCTCTACTCCCGCTTTATCTCCctctgccgcagccacctcctcgcgGCCGGCAGTGGCGCCGCATCCGATTCCCTCCATAAGACCCTCTGCCTCGCCCTCTCCAACCGCGCCGAGGCCCGCTTCCGCTCCCGCGACCTCCCCGGCGCACTCGAGGACTGCGACGACGCGCTCGACCTCGACCCGGCTCACCTCAAGTCCCTCCTCTGCAAAGCCAAAGTCTTGCTCGACCTCGACCGTTACTCGTCGGCGTCCGAGTGCCTCAAGTTGGCGCTCGCAAGCCAGCCTTCCGGCGGTGCCGCCGACGTGGTTCGGGGGCTCTCGTACCGGTGCCGGAAGCTGGAGGCACAGTCGAGGACCGGGAGCTTCGACCTCTCCGACTGGATCTTGAACGGATTCAGCGAGAAATGCCCGGATCTGGCAGAATACATCGGCCCCGTCGAGATCCGGAGATCCACCAACGGCGGAAGAGGGCTTTTTGCCACCAAGAATGTGGAGGCGGGTACGCCACTGGTTGTGACAAGGGCAGTAGTGGTTGGAAGAGGGATACTGCCAGAATCCGGCGACCGGCATGGCGAGAGTGCTCGAATGGTGATGTGGAAGGACTTCGTCGACAAGATTCTCGATGTCGCTGAAAAATGCAGCAGAACACTTTGCTTGATCTACCAACTATCCGCAGGGACCGGGCAAGGCGAGCTCGACGTTCCTGACATAGACCTGTTCAAGCCAGAGGCAGCCGAGGAGCTCTTCGTTCTCAAGAGCAAAAAGCCAGACGTGGGAAGAATATTGAAGGTCTTGGACGTCAATTGCCTACGAGAAGAGGGATTCTCCGCAGGGATCCACGGAAAGCACAGCAACTACATCGGAGTGGGGCTATGGATACTGCCATCCTTTGTGAACCATTCTTGCAGCCCGAACGCGAGGAGGCTGCACGTTGGCGACCGGGTGGTCGTTCACGCGTCCCGCGACGTAAAGGCCGGCGAGGAGATCACATTCGCTTATTTCGACGTGCTCTTGCCGCTCGACGACCGAAGGGCGATGGCGAAGGGATGGGGATTCGAGTGCAGCTGCGAGAGGTGCAGATTGGAGGAGTCTGTCGGCTTCAGGCAGGAGATGAGGGAGCTGGAGATGGTTATGAAGAGTGGGACCGACTTAGACGGAGTTGCAGTGAGACTGGAAGAGGGGATGAGTAGATGGACGGTGAAGGGGAAGGCAAAAGGTTTCCTGAGAGCATCGTTTTGGCCTGCTTATTCCGGCGTTTATGAGTCTGAGAGGCTGACGAGGAGATGCGGACGGCGGATTCCGGCGGTGTCCATGGCTGTGCAGAGCGTATCAGAAGCTGTGGGAGGGGACGAGAGGATCTTGAGGGCGTTGTTGAGGAGACTGAAGAGAGGTGGAGGTGATGCCATGGAGATGGACAAGGCGATGAGGTTGGGAAGAGGTACGTACGGCAAGATCATGAAGAAAGCGGCGATGAAAGCTCTGTGTGAGGTTGCTTTGGTCCACTATGCCAATTGA
- the LOC135582935 gene encoding 2-hydroxy-palmitic acid dioxygenase MPO1-like isoform X4 encodes MVVTKRGQSIKSKYPTHPQTTQTSLELLPRADLEQFLLTSTKSGCCCTTEHPPPIRFPFVFFLTYYHDVMSVRHHLPRLSSVAGEMLDLEKTNVLIHTLFVWPIFYTSLLLFHFTPPLLDLPSWLGGGVLAVDLGLAFAVAFGLFYVLMDRRAGSLAAILCVLCWAGSGCLASRLGFSLAWKVVLVAQLFCWTGQFLGHGLFEKRAPALLDNLVQALLTAPFFVLLEKCR; translated from the exons ATGGTTGTCACAAAGAGGGGGCAATCAATCAAGTCAAAATATCCAACACACCCACAGACAACACAAACCAGTCTCGAACTTCTACCGCGTGCTGATCTCGAACAATTCCTTCTCACCTCAACCAAATCCGGGTGCTGTTGCACTACAGAACACCCCCCACCCATTCGCTTtcccttcgtcttcttcctcacGTACTACCACGACGTCATGTCCGTCCGCCATCACCTCCCTCGCCTTTCGTCCGTGGCCGGCGAGATGCTCGATCTGGAGAAGACCAACGTCCTCATCCACACTCTCTTCGTCTGGCCAATCTTCTAcacctccctcctcctcttccacttCACCCCGCCGCTCCTCGACCTGCCCTCCTGGCTCGGCGGCGGCGTCCTGGCCGTCGACCTCGGCCTCGCCTTTGCGGTGGCCTTCGGGCTGTTTTATGTGCTCATGGATCGGAGAGCCGGATCCTTGGCCGCGATCCTCTGCGTCCTCTGCTGGGCCGGCAGCGGTTGCCTTGCGAGTCGCCTTGGCTTCTCTCTTGCTTGGAAG GTTGTTCTGGTTGCACAATTATTTTGCTGGACTGGGCAATTTTTAGGCCACGGGCTTTTCGAG AAGAGAGCTCCAGCTCTTCTTGATAACCTCGTGCAGGCCTTACTGACTGCACCATTCTTTGTCTTGCTAGAG AAATGCAGGTGA
- the LOC135582935 gene encoding 2-hydroxy-palmitic acid dioxygenase mpo1-like isoform X1: MVVTKRGQSIKSKYPTHPQTTQTSLELLPRADLEQFLLTSTKSGCCCTTEHPPPIRFPFVFFLTYYHDVMSVRHHLPRLSSVAGEMLDLEKTNVLIHTLFVWPIFYTSLLLFHFTPPLLDLPSWLGGGVLAVDLGLAFAVAFGLFYVLMDRRAGSLAAILCVLCWAGSGCLASRLGFSLAWKVVLVAQLFCWTGQFLGHGLFEQKRAPALLDNLVQALLTAPFFVLLEVMKNLCGYEPYPGFHAGVNAKIEGACKEWQTSKEKKTW; this comes from the exons ATGGTTGTCACAAAGAGGGGGCAATCAATCAAGTCAAAATATCCAACACACCCACAGACAACACAAACCAGTCTCGAACTTCTACCGCGTGCTGATCTCGAACAATTCCTTCTCACCTCAACCAAATCCGGGTGCTGTTGCACTACAGAACACCCCCCACCCATTCGCTTtcccttcgtcttcttcctcacGTACTACCACGACGTCATGTCCGTCCGCCATCACCTCCCTCGCCTTTCGTCCGTGGCCGGCGAGATGCTCGATCTGGAGAAGACCAACGTCCTCATCCACACTCTCTTCGTCTGGCCAATCTTCTAcacctccctcctcctcttccacttCACCCCGCCGCTCCTCGACCTGCCCTCCTGGCTCGGCGGCGGCGTCCTGGCCGTCGACCTCGGCCTCGCCTTTGCGGTGGCCTTCGGGCTGTTTTATGTGCTCATGGATCGGAGAGCCGGATCCTTGGCCGCGATCCTCTGCGTCCTCTGCTGGGCCGGCAGCGGTTGCCTTGCGAGTCGCCTTGGCTTCTCTCTTGCTTGGAAG GTTGTTCTGGTTGCACAATTATTTTGCTGGACTGGGCAATTTTTAGGCCACGGGCTTTTCGAG CAGAAGAGAGCTCCAGCTCTTCTTGATAACCTCGTGCAGGCCTTACTGACTGCACCATTCTTTGTCTTGCTAGAG GTGATGAAAAATCTGTGTGGTTATGAACCATACCCTGGTTTCCATGCTGGTGTCAATGCAAAGATTGAGGGTGCTTGCAAAGAATGGCAAACAAGCAAGGAGAAGAAGACATGGTAA
- the LOC135582935 gene encoding 2-hydroxy-palmitic acid dioxygenase mpo1-like isoform X2, translating to MVVTKRGQSIKSKYPTHPQTTQTSLELLPRADLEQFLLTSTKSGCCCTTEHPPPIRFPFVFFLTYYHDVMSVRHHLPRLSSVAGEMLDLEKTNVLIHTLFVWPIFYTSLLLFHFTPPLLDLPSWLGGGVLAVDLGLAFAVAFGLFYVLMDRRAGSLAAILCVLCWAGSGCLASRLGFSLAWKVVLVAQLFCWTGQFLGHGLFEKRAPALLDNLVQALLTAPFFVLLEVMKNLCGYEPYPGFHAGVNAKIEGACKEWQTSKEKKTW from the exons ATGGTTGTCACAAAGAGGGGGCAATCAATCAAGTCAAAATATCCAACACACCCACAGACAACACAAACCAGTCTCGAACTTCTACCGCGTGCTGATCTCGAACAATTCCTTCTCACCTCAACCAAATCCGGGTGCTGTTGCACTACAGAACACCCCCCACCCATTCGCTTtcccttcgtcttcttcctcacGTACTACCACGACGTCATGTCCGTCCGCCATCACCTCCCTCGCCTTTCGTCCGTGGCCGGCGAGATGCTCGATCTGGAGAAGACCAACGTCCTCATCCACACTCTCTTCGTCTGGCCAATCTTCTAcacctccctcctcctcttccacttCACCCCGCCGCTCCTCGACCTGCCCTCCTGGCTCGGCGGCGGCGTCCTGGCCGTCGACCTCGGCCTCGCCTTTGCGGTGGCCTTCGGGCTGTTTTATGTGCTCATGGATCGGAGAGCCGGATCCTTGGCCGCGATCCTCTGCGTCCTCTGCTGGGCCGGCAGCGGTTGCCTTGCGAGTCGCCTTGGCTTCTCTCTTGCTTGGAAG GTTGTTCTGGTTGCACAATTATTTTGCTGGACTGGGCAATTTTTAGGCCACGGGCTTTTCGAG AAGAGAGCTCCAGCTCTTCTTGATAACCTCGTGCAGGCCTTACTGACTGCACCATTCTTTGTCTTGCTAGAG GTGATGAAAAATCTGTGTGGTTATGAACCATACCCTGGTTTCCATGCTGGTGTCAATGCAAAGATTGAGGGTGCTTGCAAAGAATGGCAAACAAGCAAGGAGAAGAAGACATGGTAA
- the LOC135676100 gene encoding KH domain-containing protein At4g18375-like, with protein sequence MGGQRNSYGKRSHSNSEYTDNGGSKRRNPGEDRENYAPGPDDTVYRYLCPGRKIGSIIGRGGEIVKQLRSDTQAKIRIGETLPGCEERVITIFSTSKETNKFEDTGDNVCPAQDALFKVHERLVNDEAMGEEDTDVDTTQVTLRLLVPSDQIGCIIGKGGQIIQGIRSDSGAQIRILKNDHLPACAISSDELLQITGEASVVKKALFQVSSRLHDNPSRSQHLLVPGTPQVYPVAGQFGVPNNSAPIVGLGPLMGSYGGYKGDAVGEWPSLYPPPRDESSAKEFSLRLLCPAANIGGVIGKGGVIIKQIRQESGASIKVDSSKSEDECIILISSKEFFEDPISPAIDAAVRLQSRCSEKSEKESGEPSYTTRLLVPTSRIGCLIGKGGTIISEMRRSTRANIRILSKENLPKVAAEDDEMVQICGELDIARNALIQVTTRLKANFFEREGALSAFPSSAPYHPLPMDAPDVARHGGRDNKLHGRTYSYSGAYGPSGDSFASNNYSSYGGSQRGGSYGAYSGYSSRSGSAGLSGPKPVSHGKHHGY encoded by the exons ATGGGTGGACAAAGAAACAGCTATGGAAAAAGGTCCCACTCCAACTCAGAGTATACTGACAATGGAGGAAGCAAGAGAAGAAATCCTGGAGAAGATAGAGAAAACTATGCTCCTGGGCCTGATGATACTGTTTACCGGTACTTGTGTCCTGGAAGGAAGATAGGGAGTATCATTGGGAGAGGTGGGGAGATTGTGAAGCAACTGAGGTCTGACACTCAAGCCAAGATCAGGATTGGGGAGACTCTACCAGGTTGTGAAGAGCGAGTCATAACCATCTTTAGTACTAGCAAAGAAACCAATAAGTTTGAAGATACTGGTGACAATGTTTGCCCCGCACAGGATGCTTTGTTTAAGGTGCATGAGAGGCTAGTAAATGATGAGGCAATGGGTGAGGAAGATACAGATGTTGATACCACCCAAGTCACCCTTCGTCTTCTTGTGCCATCTGATCAGATTGGATGCATCATTGGTAAAGGAGGACAAATTATTCAAGGTATTCGTAGTGACTCTGGTGCTCAGATACGCATTCTTAAGAACGACCATCTACCAGCATGTGCAATTAGCAGTGATGAACTCCTCCAG ATTACTGGGGAGGCTTCAGTTGTAAAGAAGGCACTTTTTCAAGTTTCATCACGCCTACATGATAATCCATCTCGTTCCCAACATCTGcttgttcctggtacacctcaagtGTATCCAGTAGCTGGTCAGTTTGGGGTTCCGAATAACAGTGCACCAATTGTGGGCTTGGGTCCATTGATGGGCTCTTATGGAGGCTACAAGGGAGATGCAGTAGGGGAGTGGCCATCTTTATACCCACCACCACGTGATGAAAGTTCTGCCAAGGAGTTCAGCTTACGTTTGCTGTGTCCTGCTGCCAACATAGGGGGGGTTATTGGTAAAGGTGGTGTCATCATTAAGCAGATTAGACAAGAATCTGGTGCATCTATTAAAGTAGACAGTTCCAAATCTGAAGATGAATGCATAATATTAATTTCATCGAAAGAG TTCTTTGAAGATCCAATTTCTCCTGCGATAGATGCTGCAGTACGCTTGCAATCCAGATGTAGTGAAAAATCCGAAAAAGAATCTGGTGAACCTTCATATACTACCCGCTTACTTGTACCAACTTCACGTATTGGTTGCCTTATTGGTAAAGGAGGGACCATTATATCTGAAATGAGGAGAAGCACACGAGCAAATATAAGGATACTATCAAAGGAAAATCTTCCAAAAGTTGCTGCAGAAGATGATGAGATGGTTCAG ATTTGTGGAGAGCTTGATATTGCTAGAAATGCTCTTATACAAGTAACAACACGTCTTAAAGCCAATTTCTTTGAAAGGGAGGGTGCATTATCTGCATTTCCATCTTCTGCTCCGTACCATCCTTTGCCAATGGATGCTCCTGATGTGGCGAGACATGGAGGCAGAGATAATAAGTTGCATGGCCGTACATATTCATACTCTGGTGCATATGGTCCTTCAGGTGATTCATTTGCATCTAATAATTACAGCAGCTATGGGGGTTCTCAG AGAGGTGGTAGTTATGGTGCATATAGTGGATACTCTTCCCGCTCTGGCAGTGCTGG GTTATCTGGTCCAAAGCCTGTTTCCCATGGGAAACATCATGGTTACTAG
- the LOC135582935 gene encoding 2-hydroxy-palmitic acid dioxygenase MPO1-like isoform X3 — MVVTKRGQSIKSKYPTHPQTTQTSLELLPRADLEQFLLTSTKSGCCCTTEHPPPIRFPFVFFLTYYHDVMSVRHHLPRLSSVAGEMLDLEKTNVLIHTLFVWPIFYTSLLLFHFTPPLLDLPSWLGGGVLAVDLGLAFAVAFGLFYVLMDRRAGSLAAILCVLCWAGSGCLASRLGFSLAWKVVLVAQLFCWTGQFLGHGLFEQKRAPALLDNLVQALLTAPFFVLLEKCR, encoded by the exons ATGGTTGTCACAAAGAGGGGGCAATCAATCAAGTCAAAATATCCAACACACCCACAGACAACACAAACCAGTCTCGAACTTCTACCGCGTGCTGATCTCGAACAATTCCTTCTCACCTCAACCAAATCCGGGTGCTGTTGCACTACAGAACACCCCCCACCCATTCGCTTtcccttcgtcttcttcctcacGTACTACCACGACGTCATGTCCGTCCGCCATCACCTCCCTCGCCTTTCGTCCGTGGCCGGCGAGATGCTCGATCTGGAGAAGACCAACGTCCTCATCCACACTCTCTTCGTCTGGCCAATCTTCTAcacctccctcctcctcttccacttCACCCCGCCGCTCCTCGACCTGCCCTCCTGGCTCGGCGGCGGCGTCCTGGCCGTCGACCTCGGCCTCGCCTTTGCGGTGGCCTTCGGGCTGTTTTATGTGCTCATGGATCGGAGAGCCGGATCCTTGGCCGCGATCCTCTGCGTCCTCTGCTGGGCCGGCAGCGGTTGCCTTGCGAGTCGCCTTGGCTTCTCTCTTGCTTGGAAG GTTGTTCTGGTTGCACAATTATTTTGCTGGACTGGGCAATTTTTAGGCCACGGGCTTTTCGAG CAGAAGAGAGCTCCAGCTCTTCTTGATAACCTCGTGCAGGCCTTACTGACTGCACCATTCTTTGTCTTGCTAGAG AAATGCAGGTGA
- the LOC135676101 gene encoding pentatricopeptide repeat-containing protein At5g15300-like, producing the protein MIRKSGNKRHQPAVWRRCRTIRSLRQMHALMVVTGFLSDASALRELLFSSAVSVAGAVPYALQLFDRIPRPDLFMWNTVIRGAAHTSTPSDAISLFARMERAGTRPDKLTFPFLLRACTKLSESALGSQFHAKITKFGLESDSFVRNALINMHANCGDLAVADSLFDGSARRDVVAWSALIAGYARRGELTIARQLFDDMPSKDLISWNVMITACAKRGEMAMARELFDRVPEKDVVSWNAMIAGYVQCGEHDQAMEVFEQMHVAGEQADEVTMLSLLSACADAGVLDIGKRIHVSLMEMCSRNGLSTCLGNALIDMYAKCGSIQGAMEVFRGLREKDLSTWNSIVGGLAIHGHFEDSLYLFEDMLKKKLRPDEITFVGVLVACSHGGMVEQGKRYFCLMQNEYGIEPNIKHYGCMVDMLGRAGLLKEAFEFIDSMKIEPNPIVWRALLGACRIHGDVKLAEQANEQLLRMRNDASGDFVLLSNIYASRGEWGGVEKVRKLMHDRGVSKEAGCTLFDTDSKELMQFLSQGKPGLRMKEAA; encoded by the coding sequence ATGATACGGAAGTCAGGCAACAAGCGGCACCAACCGGCGGTATGGCGGCGCTGCCGCACCATCCGCTCCCTGAGGCAGATGCACGCCCTTATGGTCGTCACTGGCTTCCTCTCCGACGCCTCCGCCCTTCGGGAACTGCTATTCTCCTCAGCCGTCTCGGTCGCGGGCGCCGTGCCTTACGCCCTCCAACTGTTCGACCGAATCCCCCGCCCGGACCTCTTCATGTGGAACACCGTCATCCGCGGCGCTGCCCACACCTCCACGCCCTCGGACGCCATTTCCCTGTTCGCGCGCATGGAGAGAGCCGGCACACGGCCTGACAAACTCACCTTCCCCTTCCTCCTCCGCGCTTGCACCAAGCTCTCCGAATCCGCGTTGGGTTCACAATTCCATGCCAAGATCACAAAATTTGGTCTGGAATCAGATTCCTTTGTCAGGAACGCACTCATTAACATGCATGCGAATTGTGGCGACTTGGCAGTGGCTGACTCACTCTTCGATGGGTCTGCCAGACGGGACGTCGTTGCGTGGTCCGCGTTGATTGCAGGCTACGCAAGAAGAGGTGAGCTGACCATCGCACGTCAGTTGTTCGACGATATGCCGTCCAAGGATTTGATCTCTTGGAATGTCATGATCACTGCATGTGCGAAACGAGGGGAGATGGCAATGGCACGGGAGTTGTTTGATCGGGTTCCCGAAAAGGATGTTGTGTCATGGAATGCGATGATCGCTGGATATGTGCAATGTGGGGAGCATGATCAAGCGATGGAGGTTTTTGAACAGATGCATGTTGCAGGGGAGCAGGCTGATGAGGTTACCATGCTGAGCTTGCTTTCTGCATGCGCTGATGCTGGAGTTCTGGATATCGGCAAGAGGATACATGTCTCCCTGATGGAGATGTGCTCTAGAAATGGGCTTTCTACATGTCTTGGCAATGCATTGATAGACATGTATGCAAAGTGTGGGAGCATTCAAGGAGCAATGGAGGTTTTCCGGGGGTTGAGGGAGAAGGACCTATCAACATGGAACTCGATTGTTGGAGGATTAGCAATCCATGGTCACTTTGAAGACTCGTTATATTTATTTGAAGACATGCTTAAGAAGAAATTGAGACCGGATGAGATCACTTTCGTCGGCGTCTTGGTTGCTTGCAGTCATGGAGGGATGGTCGAACAGGGAAAGAGATACTTTTGCCTGATGCAGAATGAGTATGGGATTGAACCAAATATCAAGCATTATGGTTGTATGGTGGACATGCTTGGGCGTGCAGGACTTCTGAAAGAAGCATTTGAATTTATAGATAGTATGAAGATTGAACCAAACCCAATTGTGTGGAGGGCACTGCTTGGAGCTTGTCGAATCCATGGCGATGTCAAATTGGCTGAGCAAGCTAATGAACAGTTGCTGAGGATGAGGAATGATGCAAGTGGGGACTTTGTGTTGCTCTCCAATATTTATGCTTCAAGAGGAGAGTGGGGTGGAGTGGAGAAGGTGAGGAAGTTGATGCATGACAGAGGAGTTAGCAAGGAGGCTGGCTGTACTCTGTTTGATACTGATAGTAAAGAGCTCATGCAATTTTTGTCACAGGGTAAACCTGGTTTAAGGATGAAGGAAGCTGCTTGA